CGATCCCGACCAGGTGACGTTGCTCCCGGTCACCAAGTTCTTCCCGGCGGCGGACATCCGGATTCTCGCCGGGCTCGGCTGTCCCGCTGTCGCCGAGGCCCGGGATCAGGAAGCGGTCGTGAAGGTGTCGCAGGTGCCCGGCCTGACCTGGCACATGATCGGCCGGTTGCAGCGCAACAAGGCACGGTCGGTCGCGCGCTGGGCGGACGTGGTGCAATCGGTGGACAGCGTGCGACTGGTCGATTCGCTGTCTGCCGCTGCGACGGCCGAGCGGGACGGTGCGCTCCGGGTCCTGGTGCAGATCAGCCTGGACGATGATCCGGCGCGAGGCGGGGTGGCGGCGTCCGACGTTGCCGAGCTGGCCGACCGGGTTGCGGCCGCGCCCGGGCTGGAGCTGGCCGGGGTGATGGCGGTGGCCCCGCTCGGCGCCGAGCCGGACCTGGCGTTTGCCCAGTTGGCCCGGGTGCACGAGCGGCTCCTGCGCGATCATCCGGGTGCCGCCGAACGGTCCGCGGGGATGTCGACGGACCTGGAATCGGCGGTACGACACGGTTCGACGTGCGTGCGTGTCGGTACCGCGTTGCTAGGTACCCGACAGTATTCTCACCTAGAGCGTGAGCCTCAGTAGTCACAGCTGAAACAAGCGACGGGGACGCCGGAGGAAGGTCCATACATGAGCACTCTGCACAAGTTCAAGGCCTACTTCGGGATGGTCCCGCTCGACGACTACGAGGACGACTACCTGGACGAGCCGTTGCCCCGGCGGGCGCCGCGCCCGGTTCGGGAAGAGTACGCCGAGGTGGTCGAGGCGGAGTATCGCGAGCCCGCTTACCAAGGCTCGTACGCGGCCCGCCGGTCGAGTTACGAACACGAGGACGGCCCGGCCGAGCGCGGGTACGAGCCCGGTTACGACCTGCCTCGGCGGGCGCCGCGGTCCGAGACCGCGCGGCTGGACGCCCTGCCGCAGCGGGCGCCGCGAGTCGCCGCGCCGGTCCCGCGGGTGGTGACCCGAGGCGCGTTGGCGGTGGAGACCCGGATCGAGGAGCGTCGTCCGGCGGTGGACGACGGCGGGCCGCTGTCCAAGATCACCACGCTGCGGCCCCGCGACTATACCGAGGCGTGCACGATCGGCGAACGGTTCCGCGACGGCTCGCCGGTGATCATGGATCTGGTCGAGCTGAGCAACGCCGATGCCAAGCGTCTGGTGGATTTCGCGGCCGGCCTGGCATTCGCCTTGCGCGGATCCTTCGACAAGGTCGCGACCAAGGTGTTCCTGCTTTCACCGGCCGATATCGATGTGTCCGCAGAGGATCGGCGGCGGATCGCCGAGACCGGGTTCTACAGCCAGTAGCGGTCGCTCGTTCGGCGGCGGTTTTGATCGTCCGGGCTTCGTCAGGCAAAGTGGTCCCGTGGCCTTGTGGGTAGTTCTCTACTACGCTCTCATGTTGTTCTGGTTGCTCTTGATCGGCCGGATCATCATCGAGTTCGTCCGTGGCTTCGCGCGCGACTGGCACCCGCGCGGTGTGGTCGTGGTGGTGTTGGAAGCGATCTTCACGGTCACCGATCCGCCGGTGAAGCTACTCCGTAGGCTCATTCCGCCGATCTCGCTGGGTGGATTTCGGCTAGATCTGTCGATAATGGTGCTGGTATTCATTGTCTTTGTATTGATGTCGATTGTGCAGAGACAGGCGCAGCTTGCGGTAACGATGTGACAGAATGGACGCCGATTGCCGGCGGGCTGCCTACTCGTTGCCCGCGATGCGTTACAACTGAATGCTTGCTCGACCGCTCCATGATGCGTGAAGGGATCCTTCCATGCCGCTGACTCCAGCAGATGTGCACAACGTCGCGTTCAGTAAACCTCCGATCGGTAAGCGCGGATACAACGAAGACGAGGTCGATGCGTTTCTCGACCTCGTCGAGCAGGAGCTCGCCCGCTTGATCGAGGAGAACGCCGATCTCCGGCAGCGAGTAGGTGAACTGGACGCCGAGCTGGCCGAGGCCAAGAAGGGTAACAACGCCCAGGTCACCGCCATGATGCAGCAGCCGCCGAAGTCGGAACCGGAGTTGCCCAAGCGGATGCCGGAACCGAAGCCGCCGGCGCCTGCCCCACCGCCACCGCCGCCCACCCAGCCGACCCAGATCGCGTCGGCGATGCCGAGCACGCAGACCTCGGGAGACGCGAACGTGCAGGCCGCGAAGGTGCTCGGTCTGGCCCAGGAGATGGCCGACCGGCTCACCAACGATGCCAAGGTCGAGTCCGAGCAGCTGATGAACAACGCCCGGACCAATTCCGAGCGTTTGGTCACCGATGCCCGGGTGCGGTCGGAGGCGATGATCGGTGACGCCCGGCAGAAGTCGGAGGCGCTGCTCGCGGACGCGCAGACTCGCTCCGAGACCCAGCTCCGGCAGGCCAAGGAGAAGGCGGACGCGCTGCAGGCCGATGCCGAGCGCAAGCACACCGAGATCATGGCCACCATCAACCAGCAGCGGTCGGTGCTCGAGGGTCGAATCGAGCAGCTCAAGACGTTCGAGCGGGAGTACCGGGTGCGACTCAAGTCCTACCTCGAATCCCAGCTCGAGGAGCTGGAAAATCGTGGTTCGGCCGTGCCGACCGAGGGCGGAGACGCGTTCGCCGACGCCACTATCAACCACGGGACGCCGACGTTCTCGAAGGGAACCACCCAGTAGGCTGAGCCGGGGTCGCGTCGCGATGCAGCCGACGACGACGCCCCACCCGACCAGAACAGGTCTCGGCACCTGAGGGAACAATCGTGGTACTGACGTTGGCGCTTGCCGCCGCCGGGTTCGCGCTGCTCGTGCTCGCGCTGATCACCGGGTCCGTTCTGTGGGCTTGGGGATGCATCGTGGTGTGCGTGATCGGTGCGGTCCTTCTGTTGGCCAGCGCGTTGTCGGTACGTCGAACACCGCTCGAAAGCGAGAACGACCGCGGACCCCGTGGTCGGCACGCACGCTGAGGAATATCCGATCGACGTCAGTCGTAGGATGCCAACGACACAGCACACAGCGATCCGCTGGGCGCATACGCAACCCGGTGGACGCAACGACACAAGGCGAGGATCCGGCCATCACCGGGGAGCCTTTCGGAAGAACGGCGGCGCACCGCGTCGCTTACTAGAACCGAACGGGTGAGCCCGGCACAGCTCATGGCGAGAGGTCCCGGTGGTCGCCGGGGCAAGCGGGGTGGTACCGCGGCGTGCAGCACCGGAGGCTGACCGTCGTCCCCGTGCCCGATACCGACGGCACGCAGGGAGATCAGAGATGACCGCGCCGGAGACCGACGAAGCAGTATCGCCCACCTACCCGCGGGTCGATCCGGGTGTCGCCCGGGCCGACGCCGGCGTGCAGTTTCCCGAGCTGGAGCGGCGGATTCTGGATTACTGGGCCACGCGCGGGACCTTTCGGGCCAGCGTGGACCGCCGAGCCGACGCGCCGGAGTACGTGTTCTACGACGGCCCGCCGTTCGCCAACGGGCTCCCGCACTACGGCCATCTGCTGACCGGGTATGTCAAGGACATCGTGCCGCGGTACCGGACCATGCGTGGATTCAAGGTCGAGCGGCGGTTCGGTTGGGATTGCCACGGGTTGCCGGCCGAGCTCGAAGCCGAGCGGCAGCTCGGGATCAAGTCGGCCGATATCGGCGCGATGGGCCTGGCGGCGTTCAACGACTACTGCCGATCGTCGGTATTGCGGTACACCGACGACTGGCGGGCTTATGTGACCCGGCAGGCCCGCTGGGTCGACTTCGACAACGACTACAAGACCCTCGATCTCGACTTCATGGAGTCGGTGATGTGGGCATTCAAGGCGCTGCACGACAAGGGACTGATCTACCAGGGTTTCCGGGTGCTGCCCTACAGCTGGTACGAGCAGACGCCACTGTCGAATCAGGAGACGCGGCTCGACGATGCCTACCGGATGCGGCAGGACCCGGCGGTGACGGTCACGATGCCCCTGCTCGACCCGGCCGGCGGTCCGCTCGCGGGGGCGAACGCGCTGATCTGGACCACGACGCCGTGGACCCTGCCGGCCAACCTGGCGATCGCGGTGCACCCGGCCGTGCGGTACGTGCAGATCCGTACGACCGACGGCAACCGATACGTGGTCGCGGCGGACCGGCTGTCGCACTATGCCCGCGAACTGGGCGCCGAGCCGGAGGTACTCGACGAGTATGCCGGTGCCGACCTGGTGGGTCTGGCCTACGAGCCGCCGTTCGACTTCTTCGCCGGCCCGGAGCGGGGCCGGCCGAACGCGCATCGGGTGATCGCGGCCGATTACGTGACCACCGATTCCGGTACCGGGATCGTGCACATGGCACCGGCGTTCGGCGAAGAGGACATGGAGTATTGCCTCGCCAACGGGATCGAGCTGGTGCAGCCGCTGGACCCGGGCGGGAAGTTCACCGCGCTGGTGCCGCCGTACGAGGGCCTGCAGGTCTTCGACGCGAACCCGGAGATCATCCGGGATCTCAAGACCGCCGGACGGATTCTGCGGCACGAGACGATCGAACACTCCTACCCGCACAGTTGGCGGTCCGGGCAGCCGTTGATCTATATGGCGGTGCCGTCCTGGTTTGTCGCGGTCAGCGAGTTCCGGGACCGGATGGTGGAGCTGAACCAGCAGATCACCTGGGTGCCCGAGCATGTCCGGGACGGCCAGTTCGGCAAGTGGCTCGAGGGTGCCCGGGACTGGAACATCAGCCGGAACCGGTATTGGGGTAGTCCGATCCCGGTCTGGGTCTCCGACGACCCGCAGTATCCGCGGACCGACGTCTACGGCAGCCTCGACGAGCTGGAGCGCGACTTCGGGGTGCGGCCCACCGACCTGCATCGGCCGATGATCGACGAGCTGACCCGGCCGAATCCGGACGATCCGACCGGGCGCTCGACGATGCGCCGGGTGCCGGAGGTGCTGGACTGCTGGTTCGAGTCCGGCTCGATGCCGTACGCACAGGTGCATTACCCGTTCGAGAACGCCGACTGGTTCGACGGGGTCACCGGCGAGCGGGCCGGCCACAACCCGGGTGATTTCATCGTCGAGTACAACGGCCAGACCCGCGGCTGGTTCTACACCCTGCACGTGCTGGCCACCGCGCTGTTCGACCGGCCGGCGTTCCGTACCGTCGTCGCGCACGGCATCGTGCTCGGCGAGGACGGGCAGAAGATGAGCAAGTCCAAGGGCAACTACCCGGATGTGAACGAGGTGTTCGACCGGGACGGCTCGGACGCGATGCGGTGGTTCCTGATGAGCAGTCCGGTGCTGCGCGGCGGGAACCTGATCGTCACCGAACGCGGTATCCGCGAGGGCGCGAGCCACGCGCAGCGGCCGCTGTGGAACGCCTGGAGTTTCCTGCAGCTGTATGCCGATCGCCCGGGCCGGTGGCGGACCGACTCGCCGCATGTCCTCGATCGCTACATCCTGGCGAAGCTGGCCGCGACCCGGGACGTGCTGACCGAGGCGCTGGACCACGACGACATCGCAGGTGCCTGCGAAGAGCTGCGCGGGTTCTGCGACGCGCTGACCAACTGGTACGTGCGCCGGTCCCGGCAGCGGTTCTGGGACGAGGACCGGGACGCGATCGACACGCTGCACACCGTGCTGGAGGTGGCCGGCCGACTGGCGGCCCCGTTGCTGCCGCTGACCACCGAGGCGATCTGGCGTGGCCTGACCGGCGGCGAATCGGTGCACCTGACCGACTGGCCGGAGCCGGCGGAACTGCCCGCCGATCCGGACCTGGTGTCGTCGATGGACGAGGTGCGCTCGGTCTGCTCGACGGTGCTGGGCCTGCGCAAGGCGCAACAGTTGCGGGTCCGGTTGCCGCTGTCCGAGGTGACCGTCGCGGCACCGCAGGCGCCCCGCCTGGCGCCGTTCGCGGAGCTGATCGCCGACGAGGTCAACGTCAAGCGGGTCGACCTGACCACTGATGTCGCGGTGCACGGCCGATTCGAGCTGGTGGTGAACGCGCGGGCCGCCGGGCCACGGTTGGGCAAGACCGTGCAGGCCGTGATCAAGGCGGTCAAGGCCGGCGCCTGGACCGAGCGCGGGGACGGGATCGTCGTGGTGACGACCCCCGACGGTGACGTCGAGTTGCTCCCTGCGGAATACACCCGACGATTGGTTGCCGCCGAACCGGAGTCGACGGCAGCGCTGCCGGGCAACACCGGCCTGGTGGTGCTGAACTCGGTGGTCACCGAAGAGCTGGCGGCCGAGGGGTGGGCCCGGGACCTGATCCGCGAGCTCCAGGACGCGCGCAAGGCCGCCGGCCTCGCCGTCTCCGATCGGATCCGGGTGGTGCTGGACGTGCCGGCCGATCGGCTCGGCTGGGCCCGGACCCACCGCGACCTGATCGCCGGCGAGATCCTGGCGGTGTCGCTGGAGCTCGGCGACCCGGGCCGGGATGCGCTCGCGTTGGCCGGCGACGCCCGCGCTGCGCTCGCCCGGCTGTGACACATCCCGGCTCGTGACCGGGGCCGGGCGTTGGGTGCTGCACCTGGATATGGACGCGTTCTTCGCCTCGGTGGAGCAGCTGACCCGACCGACCTTGGCCGGTCGCCCGGTGCTGGTCGGTGGTGCAGGGAGCCGGGGTGTGGTGGCCGGGGCCAGCTACGCAGCTCGGGTGTTCGGTGCGCGATCGGCGATGCCGATGCATCAGGCCCGGCGGCTGGTCGGCGGCGCCGCGGTCGTGCTGCCGCCGCGCGGGGTGGTCTATTCGGCGGTCAGCCGCGACGTGTTCGAGGTGCTCCGGACCCGGCTCCCGGTACTCGAGCAGCTGTCGCTGGACGAGGCGTTCGGCGAGCCGGCCGAACTCTCCGGGGCGTCGGCCGAGCAGGTCGTCGCGTTCTGTGCCGAGCTGCGCGCCGCGGTGCGCGCGCGGACCGGCCTGGTCGCCTCGATCGGGGCCGGCAGCGGCAAACAGCTGGCCAAGATCGCATCCGGGCTGGCCAAGCCGGACGGCATCCGGGTGATCACCGCGGCCGAGCAGGATCGGCTGCTGGCCGGGCTGCCGGTGCGCAAGCTGTGGGGGATCGGCCCGGTGGCCGAGGCGAAACTGCGTGGGATCGGAGTGACGACGATCGGCGCGTTTGCCGCCTTGCCCGAGTCGGAGGTCACCGGTCTGCTCGGCGGCGCGCTCGGTGCCGCGCTGCACCGACTGGCCCGCGGTAGCGACGATCGGCCGGTCACCGAGCGGGGCGCGGCCAAGCAGGTCAGCGCGGAGACCACGTTCTCGGTCGATGTCGCGACCGTCGGTGCCCTGCGGGCTGCGGTGGCCGAGATCGCCGCTGCGGCGCACAGCCGGCTGATCCGGGACGGCCGGTCCGCGCGCACGGTCGTGCTCAAGCTCAAGCATGCCGACATGAGTATCGTCACCCGGTCGGTCACCCTGCCGTACGCCACGGCCGATCCGGCGCTGCTCACCGCCGCTGCACAACGGTCGGTGATCGATCCGGTCGAGTTCGGCCCGGTGCGACTGGTCGGGGTCGGTTTCGGTGGGTTGTCGTCCATCCGCCAGGAGACGTTGTTCCCCGAGCTCGGCGCGCCGCCGATCGCTGCGGACCTGCCGGATGCCGAGCTGCCGGCTCCCGACGGTGCCGGCACCGCCGGTCCGTCCGGCTGGCGGACCGGCGCGGATGTGCGGCACGTCGAGTTCGGGCACGGCTGGGTGCAAGGCGCCGGCCACGGAGTGCTCACGGTCCGCTTCGAAACCCGATCGACCGGCCCCGGCCCGGCCCGCACGCTCGCCGCGGACGATCCGGCGCTGAGTCCGGCCGATCCGCTGGACAGCCTGGGCTGACCCGAGCCACCGGTGCAGCAATCGGTCAGGGCAGCAACTGGCTGACCGAGAACGGGCTGCCGTCCGGGTCGGCCAGCAGCGCCGTGCGCAACGGCAGGCCCGACCGGTCCGCCGGGGCGGTGATCACCTGGCCGCCGGCCGCTGCGGCCGCATCGGCGGCCGCCTCGACGTCGGCAATCCAGAAATCGACGCCCCAGCGTGCGGGCGCGGGGGCCTGGTGCGTTACCGCGACGACGTCGCGCGGCACCGGCTGGGTCGGCTCACCGCCGACGTAGCCGGGCACCTGCCATAGCGTCGTCGGTCCGAAATCCGTACGCTCCCAGCCGAACACCGTGTGGTAGAAGTCGGCCACCGCGGCCGGGTCCGGCGTGCTCAGTGCGCTCATCGACCACGTCGAGGGCTCGTTGACCAGCTGCGCACCGGACCTGCCGACCGGCTGGGCGGCGCACAGCACCGCGCCTGCCGGGTCGGCCAACACGGTCAGGATGCTCGCCGGCGACAGGTCCAGCGGTCCGCTCAGCACCGAGCCGCCGGCGGCGCGCACGGCGTCCGCGGTGGCCGCTGCATCCTCGACCCGGACTTCGGTGACCCAGCCGGTCCCGGCGTCCGGTCCGGCTGCGGCGACCGGGCCGATGCCGGCTACCTCGCGGCCACGCAGCGTCGCGACCGCGTAATCGTGCTCGGTGCTGACGTTCCAGGACCAGCCGAAGACCTGCCGGTAGAAGTCGGCGGCCGCGTCCAGGTCACCGACCAAGCAGGTGACCCAGGCGGGCACCCCGGGCGGATATCCGTCTCGTTCGCTCATGGTCGAAGCCTAACCCGCGATAATTGGAAATTCCAAGTAGTTACTGGGTTTTATATACTTCCGAGATGGCCACCCGGAGTTACGGTGATGCCTGCGGAATCGCGCGGGCGCTCGACCTGATCGGAGACCGCTGGTCCCTGCTGGTGGTCCGGGAGCTGGTGCTGGGTCCCAAGCGGTACACCGATCTGCAGGCGGGACTGGGCCGGATCGGCCCGGACGTGCTATCGCAGCGGTTGCGGGACCTGGAAGCGGCCGGATTGGTGCGCCGGAGCACGGTCGGCGGTCCGGGACGCGTGCGGGTGTACGAACTGACCGCCCGCGGCGTCGAGCTCGAGCCGGTTCTGCACGCGCTGGGCCGATTCGGCAGCGCGGTTGCGCTCCCGGCGGATTCGCCGGACTTCAGTCCGGATGCGGCCGTGGTCGCACTGCGCACGATGTTCGACCCGGCGCGCGCGGTCGGCCGTTCGGTCGAGGCGGAACTGCGGCTGTCCGGCGAGGTGTTCCGGGTCGCGGTCCGCGACGGTGCGTTGCTGACGGTGCGCGGCGCGGCGGTCGACCCGCAGGTCGTGCTGGATACCGCACCACGCACGCTGGCGGCGCTGGTCTGGCACGGCTTGCCGGTCGCGGCGGCGCCGGATACCACCGTCGCCGGCGATCCGGCCGCGCTCGAACGGCTGTTCGCCGTGTTCGCCGGTGTCGGCCGTTCCGACCCGGAAGAATGAGTGGCGTGTGTGTGCGATGGTTCCGCCCGGCTGCGGTGACGATGGCGTGCCTGGCGACGGTGCTCCTCGCCGGCTGCGGCAACACCGTGGAAGTCAGCTATCCGGACAGCGCGACCCCGACCGGTCCCGCCTTGCCCCCGGTGCCGACCGCGTCGGAGCTCGACGCCCGGTTCCGCACCGCCCTGGATCCGGCCGTGCCGGCCACGCAGAAGGTCGGATTGATGCAGGGGCTGGCTGCCGATCCGTCGTTGCTCGACCAGCTGGCCCAGATATATCGCTCGGTCGGCGCCCAGGCGGTGATCACCGATGTCACCCCGACCGGCGATCGGCTCGCCGCGACCGTCCGGCTCACCCTGAACGGCCAGGTGACCACCGGCACAGTGCCGTTTGTGGCGGCGGACGGGCAGTGGCAGATCGCCAGCTCATGGGCGTGCGCGAAGGTGGAGACGCTGCAGATCAGCTCGCCGGTCTGCCCCGCATCGGCGTCGGCCGCGCCGACCGGTCCGGGCGGCTGACCGATTCGCCCGGTAGCCTGGGCTCCGCCCGGCGACGCCGGCTCTTCGCCGGTCGGGTTCGGGCACGGTAAAACCTACGAAACCACAGGAAAAGGACGAACAGTTGAAGGTTCGCACGACCAGCCGGGCACTCGTCGCGGGATTGGCCCTTGCCGGCGCGCTCACCATGACGGCCTGCAGCTCCGACGACAGTGACAGCAGCAAGAGCTCATCGAGCACGTCCCACTCCGGGCACTCCACGACCGCGACATCGGGTGCGGCAGAGTCGTCGGGTGCGGCAGAGTCGTCGGGTGCGGCCGGGGCATCGGGCACCGCTGCCGCGGGCATGCCGGCGGTGCCGACGGTCGCCGACCTGAATACCGAACTGCAGCGCGCCCTCGACCCGAGCGTGCCGGTGGCGGAGAAGGCCGACTACATCCAGGGAACCGAAGCCGATCCGGAGCTGGTGAACCGGCTGGCGGATGCCTACAAGCAGACCGGCGCGCAGATCGAGATCACCGGCGTGCAGAACCTCGGCGACACGCTGCAGGCCACCGGTAACTTCACCGCCAACGGTCAGACCAATCCGGGCACCGTGCCGTTCGTCGCCGACGGTGGAAAGTGGAAGATCGAGAAGGCCTGGGCGTGCAACGCGCTCCAGCTGGCCAACATCCAGTCGGCGGCTTGCCCGGCTTCCTGACCTCGCAGGTCAGGGACCGGGAGTGCCGCGGAGCCGGCGCACCTGGGTCGACACCAGATCGGTCAGCAGCCGGGGATCTACCGGCTGCTGACCGCTGGCGGCGAACTGCAGCAAGGTCGGTCCGACCGCCGACAGGACCACGTCCGAAGTCAGCTCCAGGCCTTGGCTGCGGGTCACGATCCGCACACTGACCGACGCGTCGCCCGCCGCCGGCTGGTCTCCTCGGCCGACCGCATAGTCGACCTCGATCCCATCCGCATCGGTGCCGCTGTAGTGAGCGCACCGATGCAGCAGGTCCTGCAGGCCGGTGAATGCCGGCGTCAGTCGAGCTGCGGGAAAACTGGCCACGTCGATGTCGATGCTGGTCAGCTCCGGTCCGCCGTAGTGCACCGCGGCTGCTGCGGCCGCGCCGGTTTGCTGTTGCGCGATCGGAGCCAGCACACGCGCACACTCCGCCGGATCGGTTCGCGACCTGTCCGGCGCGGCGGTCGGTCCGGGATCGCTCGACCCGGTATCGGCGGAGTCGAGACCGGTGGGACCGGGGTCCGTGAGTGGGGCGAAACCGGTCGGCAGGTCGGCAACGGTGAGCAATCGGGTCCGCAGGGTTTCCACCGGGGGGAGCGGGGTGCCGCTCGGCAGGTCGGGCACGGTGACCGGGGTGCCCAACGGGGTTACCGGGTCGTCGGCGCCGCACCCGCCGAGTGCCGCCAGCAGCAGTGCCGCGACTCCCGCGGCCGCGCCGCGGCTCAGGTACCCCATCGGATCTCGTTGCTGATCGCCTGATAGAACGTGGTGCCGCCGGACGGCGCGGTGTAGGACTGAGTTCCTTGCACGGTGACCGCCCCGCGCACCGGCAACGGCAGTCCGAGGTCGACGGTGATCTGGCCGTGACCGGTCATCGTGTAGTCGTCGACTCGCAATGCGCCGGTGCCGCCCGGCAGGTCCCAGATCCGATCCCGAGGGCTCTGGGCGATGTCGACCGCGACGGTGAGCAGGTCGCCGTCGCGAGCCAGGAGTCGCGCGGTGGTGCGCTGGTTCAGCGGCAGTCCCGGCGACATCTGTTGGTCGATGGTCCAGACCGCGCCGACCCCGATCGGTCGGTCCGGAAAGGTGATCGATTGGTACGCGGCCTGGTAGAAAGCTCGCTCCAGGGCCGCGCGAGCCACGCTGGACTGGCTCGTGTCGGCTTGCAGTCCCAGTGCGGTCACGGCGCCGGCCGGGCTCAGGTTCAGCCGCACGTGTGAGCCGTCCAGGGTGCCGACCGCCGCACGCAAATTTTCGTCGTCGGTGGTCACGTCACCGACGACGACCTCCACTCCACCCGCGGCAGCGGTGGCGACCAGCGGGATGTGCAGCTGGACGGTGGATCGGTTGGACTCTTCGGTGTCGCCGATCCGGAGCTTGGTCTCGTTGCCGACCTGCAATACCACCCGCTGCTGCACCGCGGCCGGCAGTCGCGGGCCGAGCTGCTCGAGGGGTTCGTCGCCCGACTCGACAACGTCGGTGGTGACCGCGGACATCGGTACTGCGATATCCGGTTGCGTGGTATCGGCGGCCAGTGGATTGACCCGGTCGACTGCGGTCCCGGCGCTGCAGCCGACCGCGAGCAGGCCGAAACCGACCGTCAACACGCCGAATCCGATGGTGGCGGCGAGTGCCAGGGCGCCGGTGCGTCGGTTGCCGCGCACTCCGGGGACCTTGGTCACGTCCCCAGGTTACGGGCTGCCGCGAAGTGCCTCGCGGGATGAGGGATGATAACCGCGTGAGCAGCGAAACCTCGAGCGGTGAGCCGGC
Above is a genomic segment from Skermania piniformis containing:
- a CDS encoding YggS family pyridoxal phosphate-dependent enzyme, producing MTRAAELAEALARLRDRVSAAARAAGRDPDQVTLLPVTKFFPAADIRILAGLGCPAVAEARDQEAVVKVSQVPGLTWHMIGRLQRNKARSVARWADVVQSVDSVRLVDSLSAAATAERDGALRVLVQISLDDDPARGGVAASDVAELADRVAAAPGLELAGVMAVAPLGAEPDLAFAQLARVHERLLRDHPGAAERSAGMSTDLESAVRHGSTCVRVGTALLGTRQYSHLEREPQ
- a CDS encoding cell division protein SepF, whose product is MSTLHKFKAYFGMVPLDDYEDDYLDEPLPRRAPRPVREEYAEVVEAEYREPAYQGSYAARRSSYEHEDGPAERGYEPGYDLPRRAPRSETARLDALPQRAPRVAAPVPRVVTRGALAVETRIEERRPAVDDGGPLSKITTLRPRDYTEACTIGERFRDGSPVIMDLVELSNADAKRLVDFAAGLAFALRGSFDKVATKVFLLSPADIDVSAEDRRRIAETGFYSQ
- a CDS encoding YggT family protein, whose protein sequence is MALWVVLYYALMLFWLLLIGRIIIEFVRGFARDWHPRGVVVVVLEAIFTVTDPPVKLLRRLIPPISLGGFRLDLSIMVLVFIVFVLMSIVQRQAQLAVTM
- the wag31 gene encoding DivIVA-like cell division protein Wag31, whose protein sequence is MPLTPADVHNVAFSKPPIGKRGYNEDEVDAFLDLVEQELARLIEENADLRQRVGELDAELAEAKKGNNAQVTAMMQQPPKSEPELPKRMPEPKPPAPAPPPPPPTQPTQIASAMPSTQTSGDANVQAAKVLGLAQEMADRLTNDAKVESEQLMNNARTNSERLVTDARVRSEAMIGDARQKSEALLADAQTRSETQLRQAKEKADALQADAERKHTEIMATINQQRSVLEGRIEQLKTFEREYRVRLKSYLESQLEELENRGSAVPTEGGDAFADATINHGTPTFSKGTTQ
- the ileS gene encoding isoleucine--tRNA ligase translates to MTAPETDEAVSPTYPRVDPGVARADAGVQFPELERRILDYWATRGTFRASVDRRADAPEYVFYDGPPFANGLPHYGHLLTGYVKDIVPRYRTMRGFKVERRFGWDCHGLPAELEAERQLGIKSADIGAMGLAAFNDYCRSSVLRYTDDWRAYVTRQARWVDFDNDYKTLDLDFMESVMWAFKALHDKGLIYQGFRVLPYSWYEQTPLSNQETRLDDAYRMRQDPAVTVTMPLLDPAGGPLAGANALIWTTTPWTLPANLAIAVHPAVRYVQIRTTDGNRYVVAADRLSHYARELGAEPEVLDEYAGADLVGLAYEPPFDFFAGPERGRPNAHRVIAADYVTTDSGTGIVHMAPAFGEEDMEYCLANGIELVQPLDPGGKFTALVPPYEGLQVFDANPEIIRDLKTAGRILRHETIEHSYPHSWRSGQPLIYMAVPSWFVAVSEFRDRMVELNQQITWVPEHVRDGQFGKWLEGARDWNISRNRYWGSPIPVWVSDDPQYPRTDVYGSLDELERDFGVRPTDLHRPMIDELTRPNPDDPTGRSTMRRVPEVLDCWFESGSMPYAQVHYPFENADWFDGVTGERAGHNPGDFIVEYNGQTRGWFYTLHVLATALFDRPAFRTVVAHGIVLGEDGQKMSKSKGNYPDVNEVFDRDGSDAMRWFLMSSPVLRGGNLIVTERGIREGASHAQRPLWNAWSFLQLYADRPGRWRTDSPHVLDRYILAKLAATRDVLTEALDHDDIAGACEELRGFCDALTNWYVRRSRQRFWDEDRDAIDTLHTVLEVAGRLAAPLLPLTTEAIWRGLTGGESVHLTDWPEPAELPADPDLVSSMDEVRSVCSTVLGLRKAQQLRVRLPLSEVTVAAPQAPRLAPFAELIADEVNVKRVDLTTDVAVHGRFELVVNARAAGPRLGKTVQAVIKAVKAGAWTERGDGIVVVTTPDGDVELLPAEYTRRLVAAEPESTAALPGNTGLVVLNSVVTEELAAEGWARDLIRELQDARKAAGLAVSDRIRVVLDVPADRLGWARTHRDLIAGEILAVSLELGDPGRDALALAGDARAALARL
- a CDS encoding DNA polymerase IV, whose amino-acid sequence is MDAFFASVEQLTRPTLAGRPVLVGGAGSRGVVAGASYAARVFGARSAMPMHQARRLVGGAAVVLPPRGVVYSAVSRDVFEVLRTRLPVLEQLSLDEAFGEPAELSGASAEQVVAFCAELRAAVRARTGLVASIGAGSGKQLAKIASGLAKPDGIRVITAAEQDRLLAGLPVRKLWGIGPVAEAKLRGIGVTTIGAFAALPESEVTGLLGGALGAALHRLARGSDDRPVTERGAAKQVSAETTFSVDVATVGALRAAVAEIAAAAHSRLIRDGRSARTVVLKLKHADMSIVTRSVTLPYATADPALLTAAAQRSVIDPVEFGPVRLVGVGFGGLSSIRQETLFPELGAPPIAADLPDAELPAPDGAGTAGPSGWRTGADVRHVEFGHGWVQGAGHGVLTVRFETRSTGPGPARTLAADDPALSPADPLDSLG
- a CDS encoding VOC family protein; amino-acid sequence: MSERDGYPPGVPAWVTCLVGDLDAAADFYRQVFGWSWNVSTEHDYAVATLRGREVAGIGPVAAAGPDAGTGWVTEVRVEDAAATADAVRAAGGSVLSGPLDLSPASILTVLADPAGAVLCAAQPVGRSGAQLVNEPSTWSMSALSTPDPAAVADFYHTVFGWERTDFGPTTLWQVPGYVGGEPTQPVPRDVVAVTHQAPAPARWGVDFWIADVEAAADAAAAAGGQVITAPADRSGLPLRTALLADPDGSPFSVSQLLP
- a CDS encoding winged helix-turn-helix transcriptional regulator produces the protein MATRSYGDACGIARALDLIGDRWSLLVVRELVLGPKRYTDLQAGLGRIGPDVLSQRLRDLEAAGLVRRSTVGGPGRVRVYELTARGVELEPVLHALGRFGSAVALPADSPDFSPDAAVVALRTMFDPARAVGRSVEAELRLSGEVFRVAVRDGALLTVRGAAVDPQVVLDTAPRTLAALVWHGLPVAAAPDTTVAGDPAALERLFAVFAGVGRSDPEE
- a CDS encoding sensor domain-containing protein, whose translation is MGYLSRGAAAGVAALLLAALGGCGADDPVTPLGTPVTVPDLPSGTPLPPVETLRTRLLTVADLPTGFAPLTDPGPTGLDSADTGSSDPGPTAAPDRSRTDPAECARVLAPIAQQQTGAAAAAAVHYGGPELTSIDIDVASFPAARLTPAFTGLQDLLHRCAHYSGTDADGIEVDYAVGRGDQPAAGDASVSVRIVTRSQGLELTSDVVLSAVGPTLLQFAASGQQPVDPRLLTDLVSTQVRRLRGTPGP